One genomic segment of Misgurnus anguillicaudatus chromosome 25, ASM2758022v2, whole genome shotgun sequence includes these proteins:
- the LOC129426285 gene encoding thiosulfate:glutathione sulfurtransferase, translating to MISYQALRRMGRFAITKPVYLGRMMSACGLKTSTVTYSDRQPDPASVVTYEQLKSMLASHSVQLFDVRNPDEYQAGRIPDATNIPLSMRIISVCFPLPQLENSLKLSPKQFDLQFKVKAPQKKDDNIVFHCRSGKRSLTALEIAHRLGFIKARHYAGGYIDWEANEK from the exons ATGATATCCTATCAGGCTTTAAGGCGCATGGGTCGTTTTGCAATTACTAAACCGGTTTATCTAGGCAGAATGATGTCAGCATGTGGACTGAAGACCTCCACTGTCACTTACAGTGACAGACAACCAGATCCAG CATCAGTTGTGACTTACGAGCAGCTTAAATCTATGCTGGCCAGTCACAGTGTACAACTGTTTGATGTCCGCAATCCCGATGAATACCAAGCAGGCAGGATTCCAGATGCCACCAACATTCCAT TGTCAATGAGGATAATATCTGTGTGTTTTCCATTGCCACAACTTGAGAACTCACTGAAGCTCTCACCAAAGCAGTTTGATTTGCAGTTTAAGGTCAAAGCCCCCCAAAAGAAAGATGataacattgtttttcattgccGAAGTGGGAAAAGAAGTTTGACGGCTCTTGAAATCGCTCATCGCCTGGGATTTATAAA GGCACGGCATTATGCAGGTGGATACATCGATTGGGAAGCAAATGAGAAGTAA